ACGCTCGGCCAGCTGAAGAAACGGGTTCTGATCACCGCCTTCGATCTCGACAACCAGGACGAGGACGGCGAGAAAAGGACGTGGAAGCCGAAGCTCTTCCATAACTTCCCCGGTAAGGGGAACGACCGTCACCAGCTCGCCTACGAGGTCGGCATGTACACGGCGGTGGCGCCCACCTACTTCCCGTCGGTAGACGGCTACATCGATGGCGGGGTCTACGCCAACAACCCGTCCATGTGCGCTCTGGCGCAAACCCAGGACACGCGGTACCGTCCGACCCCGCCGATGGACGACGTTGTGCTGCTGTCCCTCGGCACCGGGACCAGCCTCTTCTACGTCCGCGGCAAGAGCCACGACTGGGGCTACGCCCAGTGGATCAAGCCGCTGATCAGCCTGATGCTCGACGGCATCTCCGGCATCGCCGACTACCAGTGCGACAAGATGCTGCGCGACCGCTACCACCGCCTCGCACCGGTCTTTCCACCGGACGTGTCGATCCCGATGGACGACGTCGACAAGATTCCCTACATGATCCGGTTCGCCGAAGCGCTCGATCTCCGTCCCACTATTCGCTGGGTGAAAAGGCACTGGCTGGAACCCTGAGCTGAACGGATGCGGCCGGCCGCCTGGGCGGTCGAACGATGAATAGTAATCGTTTTCAATTAAAAATTTCATGACAAACATGAATATTTTATTGACAAACATGAGTTCAGGATTTATGATTGCTGACAACGGAACCGGCCGAGGCAGTTCCGCGAGGAATTCGAAAGGACTTCAATCATGGACCAGAACCGAATCGTCCGACCGCTGGAGAAGGCCCTCCGCTTCTACGCCGTGCTGACCCTGGGCATCGTGATCTTCCAGGGCCTCGGGCTCCTGATGTACTCGATCAACGTCTGGCCGACCGTGCGCGCCGAGGGGCTGTCGGGAGATCCGATTCAAAACTGGACGGCCGTGCTCCTGATCTTTGCGGTCGTGATGGGGTTCTCCCGCTCCTTCGTGTGGATCAAGATCTACTGGGACGGCTCCAAGGCCTTCTCGCTGATAGGACGCGTCGGCGGCTCATCGGACCTGGCGGATCAGCTGAGTCCGGTGCTCTCGAGTCTCACTCGACTGCTGATCGCGAGCTGCGTGCTCGATGTGCTCTTCCTGCCCGCGTACTTCCTCAGTGGATCGGTCTTGCCATTCCCGCTCGCCGGATGGCGGCTCGGCTCGGTCGAGGTTGCGCGAATTCTCTTCCCTCAAGCGTTCGGCATCTCCGCTCTCATACTGGCGTTCCTGACCCACCAGTACGGACAGCTGATCGGGGAGCGCAGCAGGATGCGGGCCGAGCTCGAGCTCACGATCTGAGGTGGGGCATGTCCATCATCGTCAATCTCGATGTGCAGCTGGCGAAACGGAAGATGAAGCTCAACGAGCTGTCGGAGACCGTCGGCATCTCTCCGCAGAACCTCTCGGTATTGAAGACGGGTAAGGCGAAAGCGATCCGTTTCTCCACCCTCGACAAGCTCTGCAGCACTCTCGAGTGCACGCCTGGAGATCTCTTGGAGTACAGGCCGGACGACTGATTCGTCGCCTGCGCCACCGCCTGCAGACCAGAGACAGCGCGAGACCGCATATCCCGACGGCGGGTCTTACCGAAAACCGAGAACAGCGACGCCCGTGGCGAGTGATCGGGTAAGATTGAATGCACCAAAACCGTTCCGATGCGACAGTTGGAGGTTGGTTGAACGACGAAAGGGTATCGCTGTACCGACAGGCAGTAGAGGCGCTCCGCAGAGGACAGTTCGACGTCGACATCCCGGTTGGAGCGCCAGATGCTATTTCGGATCTCGGGACGGCCCTGCGGGGCCTGATCGAGACGCTGAGGAAGGATCGTGAACAATCCGCAACCCTGGCGAATGTCACAAAGAGCGTCAACGAGGGCTTGGTGATTGACGAGGTCCTGGACCACGTATACGAAAACTTTTTTTCTTTGATTCCCTACCATCGAATAGGACTCGCGCTGATCGAGCAGGACAGGGAAACAGTGCGCGCCTTTTGGGCCCGCTCGGAGGTATCGGATATCAGGCTTCCGGTAGGCTACAGCGCCGGCCTCGCCGGCAGCAGTCTCGAGTCGATCATCCGTACCGGGCGGCCTCGAATTCTCAACGATCTGGTCGGCTACCTCGAGAATAATCCCAAATCCGACTCGACGCGACGCATCGTGGAGGAAGGGATTCGCTCGAGTCTCACGTGTCCGCTGATGGTGAAGGGCGAGCCAGTCGGCTTCATCTTCTTTTCGAGCACCGAACGGAACGCCTATCGGGAAGAGCATCAGGAGATCTTTCTGAAGATTGCGGATCAGCTCGCTTTGGCGCTCGAGAAGGGCCGTATCTACAAGGATTTGCTCGACACTACTGCGGCACTCCGCAAGGCCCGAGACGCCCTCGAAACCGAAGCAACACGAGACAGCCTCACCGGGCTGTGGAACCGGCGTTCGATACTGGAGTTGCTGCGGCGGGAACTCGCACGGGCGGAGCGCGAACAACAACCGCTGTCCGCGATCATGATAGATATCGATCACTTCAAACAAATCAACGATCGCGTCGGTCATCCCGCGGGTGACGAAGTGCTCAGAGAGGTGACTGGTCGGGTGACTTCGGCCCTCCGGACGGCCGACATTCTCGGGCGAATCGGGGGAGAGGAGTTCTTGATCATCCTGTGCCCGGGCGACGAGCAGACGGCCTTTGACGTCATGGAGAGGGCGCGTCGGGCGTGCGAATTGGAGCCGTTTCGCATTGATTCTGGCGAACTTGACGTGACCATCAGTCTTGGGGCGGCAGTGGTCGAAGAATGCGAAGATATAGATTATTCAGAGATCCTCAAGACTGCGGATCACGCTCTCTACCGTGCGAAAGAAGGCGGGAGGAATCGATCCGAGGCCGAGAAGATGTGAGTTGATCAGACACGATTGGAGACGGTGTGGCCACCATTCACTTGAATGCCGATCCCGGCGATTTCGCCGGCACGGTTCTGATGCCCGGCGATCCGTTGCGGGCGAAGTACATCGCGGAGGCCTTTCTCGAAGGTGCCCGGTTGGTCACCGACGTCCGCAACATGCTCGGTTTCACCGGGACGTATCGTGGGCGGGAAGTATCCGTCATGGCCCACGGGATGGGCATCCCCTCGGCGTCGATCTACTGTACCGAGCTGGTCAGAGACTTCGGTGTCGAACGAATCCTCCGGGTCGGGAGCTGCGGAACCGTCCACCCGGACGTCGAGCTCCGCGACATCGTGATTGCGATGGGTGCGTCGACGGATTCAGGCGTCAACCGGATGCGCTTCGGCGGCTACGACCTGGCGGCAATCGCCAGCTTCGATCTCCTGAGAAAAGTCGTGCGCACGGCCGAGGAGCAGGGGCTCCGCTTCCACGTCGGAAACGTCTTTTCGGCCGATCTCTTCTACCCGGCCGACACCTCGCAGCTCGAGTTGATGGAGAGAAACAACATCCTCGGTGTCGAGATGGAAACCGCCGGCATCTACGCGATCGCCGCGGAGCTCGGTGCCGAGGCGCTGGCGATCTGCACCGTGAGCGACGACATCAAAACCGGTGCGAAGCTGTCGTCCAAAGAGCGCCAGACATCCTTCGATGCGATGATCGAGCTGGCCCTGGATGCCGCGGTGCCAGCCTGACGGGGAGCCGCAACCGTTGTTGACGGAAAGCGTTGGAATTGCCCCCGGGCGGGCGGGGCCGATCAGCCGCGATCGAGACCCAGGAACCTGAAACCGGACTCCTCGAAGTCCTCGACCATCGCCGGATTGACGCTTCGAATGCTGGCGAGAAGGCTGTGTGCCTCGGCGTCCTTGCCGTCGGTAAGCAGAGTTTCTGCGAGCAGCATGCGGTTGTAAAGCTTGTACATACCGTCATCCACTGCGATAAAGGTCAGGAGCTCATCGGCCGCCTGAAAACGCTGCTGAGCTGCGGGGAGATCCCCTTCGAATGCTGCCCGAATGCCCTGCATGTGGAGGAGACCCGCCCGGAAGGCTCTCACGAGTTCCCCGTTGCCGTCTTTCTCCGCGTCGATGAGGAGGCCCATCGCCTCGTCTTCGATGGTTCTGGCCATCCTCCAATCACCGGTCTCGCAGGCTGCGCGGTGGGTGAGGAGAGCGGAGAGTCCGTCGAAGAACCCTTCGACGCACGGACCGTCGTGTTGGTCGAGAATCTCCTTCCATCGATCCTTCGCCGCCATCTCCGCGTAGGTCGCACGGCAGCTCATCTTGCGCAGGCGAGGCTCTGGCATGCCGGTGGCGGCAGCGCGATCGATCACCCCCCGAACCGCAGCGAAATCTCCGGTGTACGACTTCAGGACGGCGAGGTGCTCGTACGAAGCCCAGAAGTCAGGTCTGACCTCGATTGCCTTCTCGAACGACTCCTCGGCTTCGCTGTAACGGCCGATCGTCATGAAGAGCTCGCCGAGCGAGTCGTGAGGGTTCGCCTGTTCGGGGGCGATGAACCGGTAGCTCTTGAAGCTCTCCTCAGCCTCGTTGAATGCGGTTTGCATCATCTTGATATATCCGAGGGCGTTGTACGCGACCACCCAGTTCGGATCGATCGCCAAGAGCTCTTGGTAGAGACGTTCCGCTTCCTCGAGATGTCCGGCGCGCCAGGCCCTCCCGGCCTTCCACGCGAGCGGGTACGGATCGTTCGGAATTTCCTCGATGCACGCATCCAGTATCCGCGCGGACTCATCTCCCTGATCGTTCCAAGCTGCGCGCCAATAGCTGATCATGCACCGCTCTCGCGCCGTTACCGACGAAAGATCAGCCTTCAGCACCTCTTCGGTGAGCTGTCTCTGTTGCTCCGATTCGTCCGGCCGCATCATCTGGGAAAGGCGCCACTTTGCCACCAGAAAGTCGGAGTCGAGCTCGAGGGCGCGCCGGAAATGTTTGGCAGCCTCTTCGGTGTAGACTTTGCGCAGAGCGTCTTCTCCGGCTGTGAACTCGGCACTTGCGTCGGCGGAAGAAGATGTCCACTCGGGGTCCCTTGGGAACGCGACCAGCGTCAGGCCTGCCGCTACCAGTACCACGGATACGAGAATCGCCCAGAACCAGCGTTTCATGTGGTCTCCGCTCGTCTTGTGTGTGTCGACACGAGTCCACGCAGTTTTAGCGTGTTCACCACCTGATCATACGAAATCATGTCGTTCGAGTTTCGCAGCCCAGGCCGGAAATTGACCGTCAGGACAACCGGATTGTTGTTGGTTTTCTCTCTCCGCGATATTCTCGAAAGTGGATCAAAGGGGGGAAGTCATGACGAAAGAACGGCGCTCCGGGGTCGACCGTCGCAAGGGAGAGCGCAGAAGTGGCGTCGACCGACGTCTCCACGATCTTGGCGCCGGACCGGACGGCACCGACCGCCGGAACGGGGCAGAGCGGCGCAAGGGTGAGCGTCGTAGTGGCGTCGATCGTCGCCATCAGCGCGGAATTCAGAACAACGGCTGACCTTCGACGCACCAAGGCATCAACGGCATAGAGGGCACGGAATCACGGGAAAAGCCGCCCCGAGAGGAGAGGCTGTCGATTCCGGCGGCTTAGCGGTTGTATTAATCGAGGATGACCTGATCCTTGAGCGATACCAGGATGCAGACGAACTCGTCGATCTCGTCCTGGCCGTAGCCCATGGTCTTCATGGCCGTGATGATGTCACCACCGGCAGAGAGGAAATCCGCATCCGTCAGCTTCAGATTGGCATGGGCTGCGGGCATGGATCGCCCGGCGTACTTCTGCGGCCCGCCAGTGCCGGCGGAGGCGAAATCGGCAACCGATGTGGCCAACCTCTCGCTGTCGACGTACTCGAATAGATCTTTGATGTCCGGGTTGACCTTGTGCAGGCGAACGACCTCTCGCGTGAAATCGTTGATCTTTTCGTACCCGCCAAGCCGGTCGTAAAGCGGTCTTTCGGCCTGCCTCTGGGCACGCGCCTGGGCGGTGTCGGTGCACATCTGCTGCAACCCGGCCATCTGCTCGGCGACGGTCGGAGTGTCGTTGGCGAATGCCGCGCCTGCGGCCAGCGTTGCCGCAACGAAAATGCTGAGAATCAATGTGGATTTCGATTTCATGTGTCGTCCTCTTTTCCTGCGGGTTTTTGTTGTACTGGCGTCAATATAGCCAGAATGAGACGCAATTGCAAATTTTAGTGAAAAGATCATCATGCAATCGTCGGTGTCGCGGGGCCAGTGAACGACCGAGTCCGAACTAGATCCCGGCTGCGTGCCGTTCCACTTCGGACCACACTCGCAGGAGATTCCCGCCGGTGATCTTGCGGATCTCCTCATCGCTCAGGCCACGCCGGAGAAGCTCCTCGATCAGCGCCGGGTACGCGGAAACGTCCTCGAGGCCGGTCGGCGTGTCCGAGATACCATCGAAATCGGAGCCAACGCCGACATGATCGACGCCGACCAGCTGAATGATGTGCTCGATGTGATCGGCGACGTCGCTGACCGTCGTTTCGACCTTCGGATTCTCTTGCCAGTAGCGGTCGATCCGCTGGTTGAACTCGGGGCTCCCCATCGCGACCTGGTTCTCTTCCATGAAGGTTCTCATGGTGGCCCACAGATCGGTCGACTGTTTCTGGGCAGCCTCGTTGAGGAAGCCGGGAGCGAAGGCGATCTGGATGACGCCACCGGCCTCGGCCAGGCGGGTGATCATATCGTCGGTCATGTTCCGTTCGAAGCCGGGTGTGAAAAAGCGGCAGCATGAATGCGACGCGATCATCGGTGCAGTGGAGATCTCGATCGCCTGGTAAAAGGTCTCGTCGGTGACGTGCGAGATGTCGACCATGATGCCGAGGCGATTCATCTCAGCCACGACCTCACGGCCGAACGGGCTGAGTCCGTTCCACCGTCGGTCTTCGGAGTAGGAGGAGTCACAGATCAGGTTGGGCTCGGAGTGGGCGAGCGTCATGTAGCGCACACCTCGGTCGAAGAAATGTCCGAGGGCGCCAAGATCGTCCTCGATGGCGGCTCCGTTTTCGATCCCCATCGGCAGGGCGAATACGCCCTCCGAAAAGAGCCGCTGCACGTCGTCGACCGAGCGCGCGACGGCGAAATCACCGGGCGCCTCCTCTTCGATACCCTCGACCAAATCGATCAGTTTGTCCGCCAGCTCGCGGGCGCCGTCCTTCTCCTGCAGCGAAGCCGGCACGTAGATCGACATGAAGGCGGCGTTCAGGCCCCCCTGGCGCGCACGAACGAGGTCAAAATGACCGCCCTCGGTGCGGACCGCGACATCTTCCGGCTTTTCGTTCAGCCGGTATGGAAGGTCGATGTGGGTGTCGAGAATCAGGGTGTCCTGGGCGAGGCGCTCCGCCCGGGCTCTGAGGTCGGTCTCGGTCGCAGGCGGTTTCTGAGCTGCCTGCCGACACCCGGAGGTCAACGCCACGCAGGTGAGAACTGCCGCGATGCTGAATTTTTCGAATTTCATGCGCCCCCCTTCGACCGTGAAGTGTACTCCTGCCCGAGGGGAAACGGGTGCCAATTGGTGCGAATCGCTTTCCTCCAACGTCAGGCGAAGAAATTCGCTTCGGTTCGGCTTCCACGTCGGTTGGATTCAGTTCGATTGGGGTGGAACGGCGGGCAGCGTGGGCAATTCAAAGGTCGAGGACGGACGCCCGGCGGCGTTGAACTCGGCCATGGTGCCCACGAAGAAGCCGAAGGAGCGTTGCACGAGGCCCCCCGCCTCGTCGGTGATGATCCGCTTGTTGTACTCGCCCCAGATGCGGCCGAAGCGATCCAGGGGCACGAGGGCGTCCCCCTGACGTTCGAAGAACTCACGGTGGAGGAACCCCTTCGCGTCCGGGGAAAGGGTCGAGGTCGCTACACGTCCATTGGCCGGATACTCGACGACCAGTACGCCGTCGCTGACTTCCAGTGGTGGAGCACCGTCGACACCGAATTCGATGAAGGCCCAACCGCCGAAACCTTCCGGGAGCACATGGCGTTCCGGCGGAGAGCTTTCGATCCCCATCGCATTCTGCACGTTGTGCAGGCGTTCCACGCTGAAAACGTAGCGAAAAAGAAAGAACACCGCTGCGCCAATCAGCAGCAGCACGGCCGCAATGATACCCAGAGTCCGTCCGAGGTCCACGTCTCCTCCGCAGCAGCTTCTGTATTCATACGAAATCGTGCACCGAAAGATGCACTGTTCATCGTGCGATCGGGGGGGTTACACTCGCCGCCAGGCGCGTGAGAACGGCTCGACTCCTCAGAAACAGGCGGCTGTCGTGGAGTCGGTGGCTGGAGGGTGTGATGGGAACCCGTCGTGATCGTCGAACGGTCGAAACTCTGGTGCTGTCGATCGGTGTGTTGGGGTTCGTGCTGACAGGATGTGCGTCGGCCCCGGCCGAACTGCCGAGGGTGAGTCCTGTACAAACTATCGTCTTCGTTCACGGCGCCTGGGGCGGCGGATGGCAGTACGTCAGGGTGGAGCCCCTGCTCGAGCGGGCGGGGTACAGGGTGTACCGCCCGACCATGACCGGGCTCGGCGAGAGGGTTCACCTTGCCGGCCCCGAGGTCGACCTGTCGACGCATATCGAGGACATCGTGAATGTGTTCGAGTTCGAGGATCTTCACGATGTCGTGCTAGTGGGGCACAGCTACGGCGGTATGGTGATCGCCGGAGTTGCGGATAGAGCTCCCGAACGGATCGCGAAGCTCATCTACTTTGACGCAATCCTGCCCGAGGACGGCGACTCGGTCGAGCGGCTGTTTGGCGACGCCATAAACGACATGGCGATTGCGGGTGCCGACGGCGCAGAGCCATGGCAGCTGGTTCCGCTGTGGGTGGAGGAGGGGAAGAAACCGCCGGTCGATGTTCCACAGCCGATCCGTACCTTCACCGAACAGATCGTGCTCGCCAATCCGGACGCCGGGGAGCTCCCGGCAGCCTACCTTCTGACAGTCGAAGCGGGCAAGGAAACCGACACCTTCGATGTCTTTGCCGACCGCGCCCGCGCACGCGGCTGGATGGTGTTCACAATGGAGGGCGGCCACAATCCCCATTGGTTCCAACCCGAGGAATTCGTAGACGTGCTGGTACGAGTCATGCGAGAGGGAGGCTGAGGGGAGGAAGGGCGTGGACGCGGGTGAGTTGATTCAAAGACTGAAAAACCGGACTGTTGTGGAGATCGATCGTGATGATCTTGCGGAACTCGTCGATGTGTTCGAATCGATGAGGGCGGTCGACACGGGCCTCGCCGGGTGGATTCGCATCCTTTCCCACGACGGTGAGATCGTCGTTCAGGAGGAGACGCCCGAGCGAACGATACTCGTGCGGAGATTCGATTCTGCCGAGCAGGCCGGGGCATTCGTAGACCGTCGGCTCGCCGACTACGACCGCATGTGGAACGGGTGCGGCTGCAAGATCGATTACCACGAATAGGGGGATTCCATGCGTCGATTTGTTGCGATTCTGGCGTTTGTCGTGCTGGCTGGAGCGGCCTGGGCCGGGGACGATCCGAAGTCCATAGCCGGTGATCCGAGGATCGAGGACGCGATTGCGGCCTGGGCCGCGTGGGTCGAAAACGACCTCGGAGAATCCGGCGTCCCAGCGGCTTCCTATGCTTTCGTCCATGGGCAGGAGGTCCTGGCCTCCGGGGGCATTGGCCTCGCCGACCCTGCCTCCGGAAAGAAGGCCGACGAGAACACGTTGTACTCGATCTGCTCGATCTCCAAGCTCTTCACCTCGATCGCGGTCATGCGGCTCCGTGACGCGGGTGCGCTGGATCTGGACGATGGCATCGGCGAGCACCTGTCGTGGTTCGATTCGCTGACCGACGCGCATCCGGACGACGAGCCGATCTCGATCCGCAACGTCTTGACCCACTCGGCGGGTTTACCGAGGGAGTCGGACTCGCCGTACTGGTCCGGCCCCGACTTCGACTTCCCGACCTCCGAGCAGATCCGTGAGCGGTTGGGCACGCAGGAGACGCTCTATCCGTCGGGCCGGTACTTCCAGTACTCGAACCTCGGCATGGCCCTCCTCGGGGAGGTCGTCGCCGAGAGCTCCGGCCGCACGTGGTCGGAGGTCGTACAGCAGGACATCCTGGCCCCGCTCGGCATGACCGATACCTACACCTCGGTGCCCGAGGCCTCCGAGACCGGCCGACTCGCTGCCGGGTTCGCCGCCCGGCGCGGGAGCCCGGAACGCGAGCGGCTCGGGCTGTTCGACTGCGAGGGTATCGCACCTGCGGCGGGGATGGCATCGACCGCCTCCAACCTGGCGAAATTCGCCCGTTGGCAGCTGCGCCTGCGTGCGGAGGGGGGCGACCAGGTGCTGCGTGCGTCGACCTTGCGCGAGATGCAGCGCGTCCACTGGGTCGACCCCGACTGGAAGACCACCTGGGGCCTGGGCTTCTCGGTGGTGCAGCGGGACGGCTCGACCTGGGTGAGGCACGGTGGCGCTTGTCCCGGCTACTACACCGAGTTCGCCATCCTTCCCAAGGAGGAGCTGGGCATCATCGTGCTGACCAACGCGATCGGATCGAATATTTCGCACTATGTGCGCAAGGCGAAGGCGGTGCTCGCGCCCGCGGCGGAAGCCGCCACGAGCGAATCCGACGAACTTCCCGAGAGGGGTGCGGATCTCGATCGCTTCACCGGTGTCTACGATTCGGTGTGGGGACGGGACGCAATCATTGGCTGGAAGGATGGGCTTGCGGTGGTCCGGCTGGGGAGTCGAGAAATCGATCCGGAGGTCTGGATTCAGCCGCTGAAACGGGTCGAGGGCAACGTCTTCCGCCGTGTGCGCGCGGACGATGAGAGCCTGGGCGAGGAGTGGATCTTCGAGACCGACGAGGACGGCCAAGTCGTGTCCGTCACCGCGCACAGCTTTCCGATGCACCGCGTGCGGTAGAGGTCGCGAGAGCCCCGCCCTTCCGCATTCGTGACTTCGTGGTTGGTGCGGGCTACGATGTCGGCGGAGTTTGATGGGGGAGGTTCGTTGTGAGAATCGCTTGTTGTTCGCTGGTGTGCACCGCACTGTTCGTGTCGCCCCTCCTGCCGGCTGAGGAGTCCCAGACGCTGCAGCCGGAAGATGAGATGAAACAGGTGAAGGTGGGGTCGCCAGCCGTCTCGCCGAACGGCGACTGGATCGCCTACTCGGTGACCCGATACTGCCCCAACTCGGAGAAGAACGTCGGGGACATTTTCCTGGTGTCTATCGACGGAACCCAGCGCCGTCAGCTGACCAGTGATCCGGGTGTTGAGAGCGACTACAGCTGGAGCCCGGACGGCTCGACGGTGGTCTTCTCGGCCAAGCGGGGAAATGACGAGAAGAGCCAGATCTATACCATCAGGATCGACGGTGGCGAGGCGCGCAGAATCACGGATGCGGAGAAGGGGGCTGCGAACCCGCTGTGGTCGCCGGACGGGGGCCTCATCGCCTTCACCTCGTCGGTCGGCGAGCTCCACACGGAGGAGCAGCGAGAGGCTTTCGGCGATGTGCGCTACGTGGAACATCCCCGTTTCTATCACCTCGGTCCGGGTTGGGACGACGGTGCGCGCAAGCGAATCTTCGTCATTCCGGCCGACGGCGGTGAGGCCCGGCAGCTGACCGACGGCGAGTGTTCGGACGAGGGCGACCACTCGATGGTATGGAGCCCGGACTCGACCGAGATCGCCTACGTGTCGAACCGTTCGCCGGAGTGGTGGAACACCATCGATACCAATATCTACGTGGTAGATGTCGCTACCGGGAAGAGCCGCCAGCTGACCTCCAACGTCGGCCCGGATCACAGCCCGGCCTACAGCCCGGACGGCAAATGGATCGCCCACCGGGCGAGCTACGAGTACAACTACGAGAGCGAGAACTACAAGATCCACCTGGTTCCGCGCGCAGGAGGCGCACCACGGGTGCTGACCGAAGACCTGGACCGCACCGTGCGATCGATCGCCTGGGGACCGGACAGCGACCGCGTCTATTTCACCGCCTCGAGCCACGGTTCGCGCGACCTCCGGTGGGTCGACATCGATGCCCCCGACCAATTCCACGACGTGACCTCCGGGGAAATCATCTCCAGCTTCAAGGTGATGGACGACGATCGTTTCGTGCTGCACGCGCCGACCGACGTGACGCCGAGTGAGATCTGGGTGGTTATCGGTGGCGAGAAGAAACAGCTCACGACGGAAGCCTCGGAGTGGTGGAAGGGCCGCACGGTGAGCCCGTCGGAGGAGATCTGGGTGAACTCCACCGACGGCGCGAAGATCCAGGGCTGGCTCATCCGTCCGGTCGGCTACCGCGAGGGCTCCAGGGTGCCGTTGATTCTCAGCATCCACGGAGGCCCGCACGGGATGTACGCGCCGAGCTTCCGATTCGACTATCAGCTCCTGGCCAACCACGGGTTCGCGGTGCTCTACGCCAATCCTCGCGGCTCGGACGGCTACGGACAGGCTTTCGCGAACTCGATCCACTCCGACTGGCACACCAAGCCGTTCGCCGACCTCATGGCGTTCGTCGATCACGTGGTCGAGATGGGCGTGGCCGACCCGAAGGCCTTGGGCGTCACCGGGGGGTCGTACGGCGGTTACATGACCAACTGGGTCATCGGCCACACCGATCGGTTTGCCGCCGCCGTCTCCAGCGCGGGCTTGAGCAACATGGTGTCCTTCTTCGGCACCACGGACGAGCAGTTCTTTGCCGAGAAGGAGATGGCCGGCGTGCCGTGGCGCAGCAGGGAGGTCTACCTCTCCAACTCGCCGCTGTGGGCAGCCGAGAGCTTCACCACTCCGACCATGATCCTGCACGGATTCGACGACTGGCGGGTACGCCCGGAGCAGGGCGTGCAGCTGTTCCACGCGCTGCAAAAGATGGGCGTGCCGTCGGTCTACGTCAGCTTTCCCGGTGAGCAGCACGGGGTACGGAAGACGGCTCACCGCGTGTTGCGCGATCGTCTCGCCCTGGAGTGGTTCGCCCACTGGCTGAAGGGGGAACCGGTGGAGCTCGCGACCTATATCCAACCGAGGGCCTATGTTCATCCGCCGACAGCGATGACGTCGAACGACTGAGTTGGTCCGGAAGGCCGGTGGTTGGAGGAAAGACTGAAAAACGAAGCTGGGGGGCTTCAAACGATGCAAAGAACTGCTGCGTGTTTGATTCTGGTTTGTGCCGTCTCGATCTGTGGAACCGACCTCGCGACGGCGCAGAGTGGCGACGACGTCATGAAAAAGCTCGAGGCCGCGGCGGTCATCGAGCAGAAGGTCATGGTGCCGATGCGGGATGGAGTCCGGCTGGCGACCGACATCTACCGGCCGAAGGAAGCTGAAGGCCCCGTACCGACGATCTTTTTGCGCACGCCGTACAACTTCAACCCCTACCGTGACGGCGAGCTACGAACCAGGGGCCTGAAATCGATCCTCGAGGGCATCGAGCGCGGCTACGCGTACGTCGTGCAGAACGAGCGGGGCAGGTATTTCTCGGAAGGCGAGTGGGACATCCTCGGCCCGCCGAAGACCGATGGCTACGACACCCTGACTTGGATCGCCGAGCAGCCGTGGTCGAACGGCAAGGTCGGGACCATCGGATGCTCGTCGTCGGCGGAGTGGCAGATGGGCCTGGCCGCCCTCGACCATCCCGCCCACGCGGCAATGATTCCGCAGGGCTTCGGTGCCGGCATCGGCCGGGTCGGGCAGTTCTACGAGCAGGGCAACTGGTATCGGGGGGGTGCCGAGCAGATGTTGTTCTTCTCGTGGCTCTACGGGGTTCAA
The Acidobacteriota bacterium DNA segment above includes these coding regions:
- a CDS encoding helix-turn-helix transcriptional regulator gives rise to the protein MSIIVNLDVQLAKRKMKLNELSETVGISPQNLSVLKTGKAKAIRFSTLDKLCSTLECTPGDLLEYRPDD
- a CDS encoding sensor domain-containing diguanylate cyclase — translated: MNDERVSLYRQAVEALRRGQFDVDIPVGAPDAISDLGTALRGLIETLRKDREQSATLANVTKSVNEGLVIDEVLDHVYENFFSLIPYHRIGLALIEQDRETVRAFWARSEVSDIRLPVGYSAGLAGSSLESIIRTGRPRILNDLVGYLENNPKSDSTRRIVEEGIRSSLTCPLMVKGEPVGFIFFSSTERNAYREEHQEIFLKIADQLALALEKGRIYKDLLDTTAALRKARDALETEATRDSLTGLWNRRSILELLRRELARAEREQQPLSAIMIDIDHFKQINDRVGHPAGDEVLREVTGRVTSALRTADILGRIGGEEFLIILCPGDEQTAFDVMERARRACELEPFRIDSGELDVTISLGAAVVEECEDIDYSEILKTADHALYRAKEGGRNRSEAEKM
- the deoD gene encoding purine-nucleoside phosphorylase; the protein is MATIHLNADPGDFAGTVLMPGDPLRAKYIAEAFLEGARLVTDVRNMLGFTGTYRGREVSVMAHGMGIPSASIYCTELVRDFGVERILRVGSCGTVHPDVELRDIVIAMGASTDSGVNRMRFGGYDLAAIASFDLLRKVVRTAEEQGLRFHVGNVFSADLFYPADTSQLELMERNNILGVEMETAGIYAIAAELGAEALAICTVSDDIKTGAKLSSKERQTSFDAMIELALDAAVPA
- a CDS encoding tetratricopeptide repeat protein, whose protein sequence is MKRWFWAILVSVVLVAAGLTLVAFPRDPEWTSSSADASAEFTAGEDALRKVYTEEAAKHFRRALELDSDFLVAKWRLSQMMRPDESEQQRQLTEEVLKADLSSVTARERCMISYWRAAWNDQGDESARILDACIEEIPNDPYPLAWKAGRAWRAGHLEEAERLYQELLAIDPNWVVAYNALGYIKMMQTAFNEAEESFKSYRFIAPEQANPHDSLGELFMTIGRYSEAEESFEKAIEVRPDFWASYEHLAVLKSYTGDFAAVRGVIDRAAATGMPEPRLRKMSCRATYAEMAAKDRWKEILDQHDGPCVEGFFDGLSALLTHRAACETGDWRMARTIEDEAMGLLIDAEKDGNGELVRAFRAGLLHMQGIRAAFEGDLPAAQQRFQAADELLTFIAVDDGMYKLYNRMLLAETLLTDGKDAEAHSLLASIRSVNPAMVEDFEESGFRFLGLDRG
- a CDS encoding group 1 truncated hemoglobin, which gives rise to MKSKSTLILSIFVAATLAAGAAFANDTPTVAEQMAGLQQMCTDTAQARAQRQAERPLYDRLGGYEKINDFTREVVRLHKVNPDIKDLFEYVDSERLATSVADFASAGTGGPQKYAGRSMPAAHANLKLTDADFLSAGGDIITAMKTMGYGQDEIDEFVCILVSLKDQVILD
- a CDS encoding dipeptidase, whose translation is MKFEKFSIAAVLTCVALTSGCRQAAQKPPATETDLRARAERLAQDTLILDTHIDLPYRLNEKPEDVAVRTEGGHFDLVRARQGGLNAAFMSIYVPASLQEKDGARELADKLIDLVEGIEEEAPGDFAVARSVDDVQRLFSEGVFALPMGIENGAAIEDDLGALGHFFDRGVRYMTLAHSEPNLICDSSYSEDRRWNGLSPFGREVVAEMNRLGIMVDISHVTDETFYQAIEISTAPMIASHSCCRFFTPGFERNMTDDMITRLAEAGGVIQIAFAPGFLNEAAQKQSTDLWATMRTFMEENQVAMGSPEFNQRIDRYWQENPKVETTVSDVADHIEHIIQLVGVDHVGVGSDFDGISDTPTGLEDVSAYPALIEELLRRGLSDEEIRKITGGNLLRVWSEVERHAAGI
- a CDS encoding alpha/beta hydrolase, with translation MGTRRDRRTVETLVLSIGVLGFVLTGCASAPAELPRVSPVQTIVFVHGAWGGGWQYVRVEPLLERAGYRVYRPTMTGLGERVHLAGPEVDLSTHIEDIVNVFEFEDLHDVVLVGHSYGGMVIAGVADRAPERIAKLIYFDAILPEDGDSVERLFGDAINDMAIAGADGAEPWQLVPLWVEEGKKPPVDVPQPIRTFTEQIVLANPDAGELPAAYLLTVEAGKETDTFDVFADRARARGWMVFTMEGGHNPHWFQPEEFVDVLVRVMREGG